In Aliamphritea ceti, a single window of DNA contains:
- the xdhA gene encoding xanthine dehydrogenase small subunit: protein MIQFLLNDELKSEDNLDPNTTVLKYLREQLGKTGTKEGCASGDCGACTVVLGELHGEGMRYKSINSCLTFVSGLNGKQLITVEDLKHAGELHPAQQAMVDCHGSQCGFCTPGFVMSMFALGKNVASKNASEPSKHDIHEALAGNLCRCTGYRPIEVAAASMAAQPDQFDQHQARTIQRLQNIEAQQTEQRTELQGAGRKAFNPRSVNELASLLEEHPQAKLLAGGTDLALEVTQFHRDIDTLIYLGEISELQKITTTDAFIELGAGASLTDCYTSLTEEYPDFGALLQRFASLQIRNQGTLGGNIGNASPIGDSPPALIALNAQVVLRHGNNSRTLPLEDYFLSYKVTVQQPGEFIEKVLVPRAQENQEFRSYKISKRLDDDISAVLGCFNLKIENNVITEARVAFGGMAAIPMRAKQCEQVLQGGNWNKQTISLAKAALLEDFQPISDFRASKEYRLLTAANMLTRLFVELESPAVETRVTAYV, encoded by the coding sequence TTGATACAGTTCCTGCTTAACGACGAGCTAAAGTCTGAAGACAATCTCGATCCAAATACTACCGTGCTGAAATACCTGCGCGAACAGCTGGGTAAAACCGGTACCAAAGAAGGCTGCGCCTCCGGAGACTGCGGCGCCTGTACCGTTGTACTAGGTGAGCTGCATGGTGAAGGAATGCGCTATAAAAGCATCAACTCCTGCCTGACATTCGTTTCCGGCTTAAATGGCAAACAGCTAATTACGGTAGAAGACCTGAAGCATGCCGGTGAATTGCACCCGGCTCAACAAGCCATGGTCGACTGCCACGGCTCGCAGTGTGGTTTCTGTACTCCAGGCTTTGTTATGTCGATGTTTGCATTGGGTAAGAATGTTGCTTCTAAAAATGCTTCTGAACCGAGCAAACATGATATTCATGAGGCACTGGCGGGTAACCTCTGTCGCTGCACCGGTTATCGTCCAATCGAGGTCGCCGCTGCCAGTATGGCTGCACAGCCTGATCAGTTTGATCAGCACCAGGCCCGTACGATTCAGCGTTTACAAAACATTGAAGCCCAGCAAACTGAACAGAGAACGGAACTGCAGGGTGCTGGCCGCAAAGCCTTTAACCCACGCTCAGTTAACGAACTTGCTTCTCTGCTAGAAGAACACCCTCAGGCAAAACTGCTGGCAGGTGGTACTGACCTCGCCTTAGAAGTTACCCAGTTTCACCGTGACATAGACACATTGATTTATCTGGGCGAAATATCCGAGCTTCAGAAGATAACTACAACCGATGCGTTTATTGAACTGGGTGCTGGCGCATCATTAACCGACTGCTATACCAGCCTGACAGAAGAGTATCCGGATTTTGGCGCTCTTCTACAGCGCTTTGCTTCGCTGCAAATTCGTAACCAGGGCACGCTGGGCGGCAACATTGGTAATGCCTCTCCGATTGGCGATTCACCACCAGCGTTAATCGCACTGAATGCTCAGGTCGTACTTCGCCATGGCAATAATAGCCGTACCTTGCCACTGGAAGACTATTTCCTAAGTTACAAAGTAACGGTGCAGCAACCGGGTGAATTTATCGAAAAAGTTCTTGTACCCCGGGCTCAGGAAAACCAGGAATTCCGTAGCTATAAAATATCTAAACGACTGGATGACGATATATCAGCAGTGCTCGGCTGCTTTAACCTGAAAATTGAAAATAATGTCATCACGGAAGCACGGGTTGCTTTTGGCGGCATGGCTGCAATACCCATGCGCGCCAAACAGTGCGAGCAGGTTTTACAGGGTGGCAACTGGAATAAACAAACCATCAGCCTTGCCAAAGCTGCCCTACTGGAAGATTT